A region of the Chelmon rostratus isolate fCheRos1 chromosome 1, fCheRos1.pri, whole genome shotgun sequence genome:
GCACTTTTCACGCCTGACAAGACATAATGTAACACCAACACTTTATCCTCTAGTGGTTTGGCAGGTCTGTTACACGCCTCGGAGTAAGACTGGGCTGAGCACACATATGCAAGTTGCTCTTCTGTTCGTCCAGAAAAAGATATTCATTAAAGTGTAAGTGTCTACACCAGATGAGTTTTGCAAGTGTTTGCCAAACTGGAGGCAAAGCATCATTacttgttcttgttgttcttgttctgcGGGACTTGAGTGTGGACttctctgtggaaaaaaatccatctatctatctatctatctatctatctataagtCATAGTGTACATTTATAAGAAAGATCAAGTAATTAATGAAAATCACCATATGTGAGGGTCACTATTCAGCATGTGATGGTCATGGGAAGTCAGCAACAGCTGATCAGAGGAGTAAATGCATGAAACATTAATCTTGTCTGCTGAAGGGAATCAAGAGATTACATCTTTGCAGCAGGTTTATTGATTTATGTCAGCTGTGGTTTTCTTTATGGGTTGAATCTTCATAGCTCTAATTACATGACTTAGATATGATGACTTAGATAATGAAGAATATCGGCCTCTATGTTCCAATCCCCTCAGCCCAAGCCTGTATATATCCTCACATTCCACTTAAAAAGACCCAGAGAAATAAAACCAGCCATCTCTGTCTTGCACTTTGATTTTTCCTTCCATCTTATCTTTCCCTTTCATATTGTACTGGCTGGACAGGCAGCAGTCATCATCGCACTTTTCTGGCATGGAGAAAAAGCATTTGTGGTTGAGACAGTTATGATTTGTGGCAGTGTGGACACACTGACCAGACGAAAATATCTTTTAAGTCCTGCTGCTATTGGTGGGAAAAAACATCTCCGGGCAACACTCGAAAACCACAAATTCTGAGTTGTGTCATTCACTTTTATTCTATTGTCAACTTTTGCTCATCATAAAATGTCGTCTCAACCTTTGAAGCTCGTTTTTTCAGGGTAACAGTGACATGTGTGCACAGCAGTTTTCTTTAAAATCGATGTTATCCAAATTAAACcacaaaatgcattatttttaaaaggCTTCCTCCAGAACAGCTATCTTAAAACTAATggttcagaaaaaaatgaatacgATTCTAGGCCTTGCTTAGAGtcacaggaaaaaacatgatttggATTAAAGTACTTTGTgaaggttagggaaagatcacagtcatggttaaaagaaaccacCATTGTTAGTCAGTCGATGTTGGGACGCAAACTGCAAATTCATGTGTCAAAGAAACTTTGTTGACCGATAAACACCAAACTTTTGTGGACTAAatgtaatctaatctaatcGTATGCTCAAAAATAACTAGTTTGTGAGATGTTCCAAACAGCCACACACCGGCGGAGAGAGGCGAGGCGCAGTAATTGTTTCAATATGGGAATAACAAGCACATGCTGTCTGCCTTTCCTGGAAGGCTTTTATAGTGTTGGTCTCGTTTGTACACATGAAACGTGACAGAAATAATTATGGGAAGAATGGAAAAGAGAGCCTGCTCTATAATGACACACCATGTCTGCTATTATTTCTGTCAGACAAGTCAAAAGCCATCTGCTGAAACAAAAGATAATAACGTTTCAAAACGAGGTTAACAAATACTGGATTTATTGACTAGAATCCATCCAATAAGTGTATTTTGTCCTTTCTAATCACAACAATGAAGTGACACTGATGtggttacattacattacaattcACTGATTAATATATTACAATTATTTctctacaaaaacaaaagaacagagCCTGAAGCTCTACAGCTACCTTGAGTACATCTTAGACATTGCATCAGAGCGCAAAGCAGAGGATTTCTCTGTATCTCCTCTGATCACACTGTGGATCCAGGGTAAATATGAGGAAATCTTCATATAGACTCCGTAGTTGTACCTGTTGCAGGACTTGTCATAGGAAAGGATCCCTGCAGCGTAAATGTCCCCAGTTTCAGCATCTGTGACAGCCAGAGCGCCTCCTGCATCACCGAAGCAAACATTTTCTTGATACTCAGTAGGTCCGGTGCAGAACATGTTGTCGTCTACGGTCGGTGTGAGCGGAATCTGTTTGTATTCTGCCTTACAGAGAGAGTGATTGGCCAGGGGCAGAACGAGGTGTTTGAGTGATGTAGCAGGGCTGAGGAGGATCCCCCAGCCCCAGCCGGTGATGACCCCTGACCCTCTCACGATGTCTGCCAGGTCCTGGCCTCCCTCTGGCAGGGGGATGGGGGTCACTTTATGGCTCATAACCACTGGCTCCTTGAGCTGGATCAGAGCGAGGTCGTTGTCCCAGTCAGACTGGTTCTGGAAGCCTGGATGGAGAACAATCTGCAGAAGGGGAAGGCAAAAAACCAGAGAGAGGATGTCTGATTGAGTGTTTGCTCTTTAATCTTTCAATTTTCTTTCAATTGTAAAGCAGTAgcacaaaataaacatattGCATAAAATAAATAGCTGTATAAATATCTTGTCACTGTTCAGTACAAATCATTGACCTGTATGTTTGGAGATTTTTATGCTTTTAGATAAGTCTGGCGATTACTGAGGTGCTGAGGTAAACATTGTTGCATGGTGTGGCATTATTCTTTCAAGGATTACATGCTGATGATTACCTACATTACATGATTACCTTTATGCTTTGAGAAAGTCCTCCCACCACTCCCACAAGTCTCATCATCATGAAGACTTAAATCAAGACTATTTTTCCTGTAATTCTGCGTTATGAGGTTCTATGTTCTAACATGCATTTGCATAGCGGCTGCAGGGGTGTTGAACATGGTTGACGAGGTAAAGGTGTGTTGTTAACCGACATTAAGCATTCTTTCTGCTCACCCTCTCCACAGCAGCCTCTTTGGAGGCATCTGCTTCTGCCCGTCGTGAGATTCCCAAGTACACTTTAGGAATGACGGGATCTTTTCCCTGGATGTCCTGTCGACTTTTCCTGACAAAAAGGTTCCTGCCAGCAGTCAAAACCCAGCGGTCGGAGATGAGAGCACCACCTGCATAGCCTCCGTCCAGCACGCTGTCAGCGATGTAGACCATGACCTGCCAGGGCACATGAGGAGCCAACTTCCCCCCAACCATTCGCCTTGAACGGAGCGATGCTAACCTGGAGGCTGAGACATAAACATAGACATaaggtgtttttctgttttgtatgtgaaggatattctgttttttttatgtgttttacatCACATATTGTTCTCTTATGGCCAACAATGTAAATTTAGAAACGTTTTTGAAACCATTGAACGCACTTTGTTAAATAAGATACTTTAAGTGGGTTTTGATCTGCTTGCAGCTGGTTCAAGTCACGTCTTTCTGTTAAAAttcaggctgttgttgctgatgatTTCCAATTATAGTGGGACACAGAgactgagtggactggttaaagtgggacagagaggctgagtggactggttataggGGGACAGCACTGGATGTAACTCTCTCTTCTACATTCTTTATATCGTCTCtacatctctgtgttgt
Encoded here:
- the LOC121606342 gene encoding haptoglobin — its product is MDIINKMWFSLTLLLLAAWACLADVTHAEDKMKRSVSASRLASLRSRRMVGGKLAPHVPWQVMVYIADSVLDGGYAGGALISDRWVLTAGRNLFVRKSRQDIQGKDPVIPKVYLGISRRAEADASKEAAVERIVLHPGFQNQSDWDNDLALIQLKEPVVMSHKVTPIPLPEGGQDLADIVRGSGVITGWGWGILLSPATSLKHLVLPLANHSLCKAEYKQIPLTPTVDDNMFCTGPTEYQENVCFGDAGGALAVTDAETGDIYAAGILSYDKSCNRYNYGVYMKISSYLPWIHSVIRGDTEKSSALRSDAMSKMYSR